A single genomic interval of Chloracidobacterium validum harbors:
- the asd gene encoding aspartate-semialdehyde dehydrogenase, producing MKQWRVGILGATGTVGQRFIQLLEAHPWFTITALAASDRSEGKRYGDAVAWKLPTPLPARVAELTLGACRPPLDCDVIFSSLPGEMAGETEAAFAAAGYPVISNSSAHRMAADVPLLVPEINAEHARLIPVQQQRRDWTRGFLVTNPNCTTLALVLPLAALEQAFGVELAVVSTMQAISGAGYPGVASLDIVDNVIPYIAGEETKVETEPRKILGRLSGDQVEPAPLRLSAHCHRVAVTDGHLCAVSVKLRQSAPVEDVCAALVEFRGVPEARSLPSSPSRPIVLRSEPDRPQPRLDRDLERGMASIVGRVREDPLFDVKMTILGHNTVRGAAGATLLNAEFLAATGRLT from the coding sequence ATGAAACAATGGCGGGTTGGGATTTTGGGCGCGACCGGAACGGTCGGGCAGCGGTTCATTCAACTTCTGGAAGCGCACCCGTGGTTTACGATCACGGCGCTGGCGGCTTCGGATCGCTCGGAAGGGAAGCGGTATGGCGACGCGGTGGCCTGGAAACTGCCGACGCCGTTGCCGGCGCGGGTTGCCGAACTGACGCTGGGCGCGTGTCGTCCGCCGCTTGATTGCGACGTGATCTTTTCGAGCCTGCCGGGGGAGATGGCAGGCGAAACAGAAGCCGCCTTTGCGGCGGCCGGATACCCGGTCATCAGCAATTCGAGCGCCCACCGGATGGCGGCTGACGTGCCGTTGCTCGTTCCCGAAATCAATGCCGAGCATGCGCGGCTCATCCCTGTACAGCAACAGCGCCGCGACTGGACTCGGGGTTTTCTGGTCACGAACCCCAACTGCACAACGTTGGCGCTCGTGCTGCCGCTGGCCGCTCTCGAACAAGCGTTTGGGGTGGAGCTGGCCGTGGTTTCCACCATGCAGGCGATTTCTGGGGCCGGGTATCCAGGCGTTGCCTCGCTTGACATCGTGGACAATGTCATCCCCTACATTGCCGGCGAGGAAACCAAGGTCGAAACCGAGCCGCGCAAAATTCTCGGCCGCCTGTCCGGCGACCAAGTTGAACCGGCGCCGCTGCGCCTCAGCGCCCACTGCCACCGCGTCGCCGTGACGGACGGCCACCTCTGTGCGGTTTCGGTCAAGCTCAGGCAGTCCGCGCCGGTGGAGGATGTCTGCGCGGCGCTCGTGGAATTTCGTGGCGTGCCCGAGGCGCGTTCGCTCCCCAGTTCGCCGAGTCGCCCGATTGTCCTGCGCTCAGAGCCGGATCGTCCACAGCCGCGGCTGGACCGTGATCTCGAGCGCGGCATGGCGAGCATTGTCGGGCGCGTCCGCGAAGACCCCCTGTTTGATGTCAAGATGACGATTCTCGGTCACAACACAGTACGTGGAGCCGCCGGGGCGACCTTGCTCAATGCCGAGTTCTTGGCCGCGACCGGACGACTCACCTAA
- a CDS encoding WecB/TagA/CpsF family glycosyltransferase, whose product MMVARPSPTLSGIRIANVTLSEAMTRIAAWLEQPGFHRMAVVNAAILLDAERDGSFRELLATADLVTADGMSVVWATRWLSVFGGRLVARVAAPDVMDAVVAHCEQRGYRVYLLGATAEVVVAARAALERRFPKLLVVGVHNGYVGESTSVAVAAAIRASESDVLFVAMGSPKQELWIARFGPLTGVRFALGVGGYFDILAGKRKRAPRWMQRSGLEWCFRLLQEPRRLWRRYLIGNVAFIFFLVREWRRAGRHSTSR is encoded by the coding sequence ATGATGGTGGCGCGTCCGTCTCCAACCCTGAGTGGCATTCGCATTGCCAACGTCACGCTTTCTGAAGCCATGACGCGCATTGCCGCCTGGTTGGAGCAGCCTGGTTTTCACCGTATGGCCGTTGTCAATGCGGCCATCCTGCTTGACGCCGAACGGGATGGTTCGTTTCGGGAGCTGTTGGCAACGGCAGATTTGGTTACGGCCGATGGCATGTCGGTGGTGTGGGCGACGCGGTGGCTGTCGGTCTTCGGTGGGCGGCTGGTTGCCCGGGTGGCCGCGCCGGATGTCATGGATGCTGTTGTCGCGCACTGTGAGCAACGGGGTTATCGGGTGTACTTACTGGGCGCGACGGCGGAGGTGGTGGTAGCCGCGCGCGCGGCCCTGGAACGACGTTTTCCAAAGCTGCTGGTGGTTGGCGTGCATAACGGTTATGTTGGCGAATCCACGTCAGTTGCAGTGGCGGCTGCGATTCGTGCCAGTGAGTCCGACGTGCTGTTTGTTGCGATGGGTTCTCCCAAGCAGGAGCTGTGGATTGCGCGCTTCGGCCCGCTCACCGGCGTGCGCTTCGCGCTTGGCGTTGGAGGGTATTTCGACATTCTGGCCGGAAAGCGCAAGCGTGCGCCCCGCTGGATGCAGCGCAGCGGGCTGGAGTGGTGTTTTCGGCTGCTCCAGGAACCGCGGCGGTTGTGGCGGCGCTACCTCATTGGCAATGTTGCCTTCATCTTTTTCCTCGTCCGTGAGTGGCGGCGAGCTGGAAGACACTCGACATCACGATGA
- the rfbC gene encoding dTDP-4-dehydrorhamnose 3,5-epimerase: MNFISTELPGVVMIEPQVFRDHRGFFLESYHQAKFAQAGLDVTFVQDNHSKSVRGTLRGLHAQRRRPQGKLVRVVSGEIFDVVVDIRPSSLTFGRWLGVTLSAENFRQLYVPPGFVHGFCVVSETAEVLYKCTALYDPTDEIGIVWNDPELGIDWGVQSPVVSDKDRRLPTLRALMEQVLADGEA; the protein is encoded by the coding sequence ATGAACTTCATTTCGACTGAGCTTCCGGGCGTGGTGATGATTGAACCACAGGTCTTCCGGGATCACCGCGGCTTTTTTCTTGAAAGCTATCACCAGGCAAAGTTTGCTCAGGCCGGTCTGGATGTGACCTTCGTGCAGGACAACCACTCGAAGTCAGTCCGGGGAACGCTCCGCGGGTTGCATGCGCAGCGCCGCCGACCGCAGGGGAAACTAGTGCGTGTTGTCAGTGGCGAAATTTTTGATGTTGTCGTGGACATCCGCCCATCATCGCTGACATTTGGGCGTTGGCTTGGGGTGACGCTATCGGCCGAGAACTTTCGCCAGCTCTATGTCCCGCCGGGATTCGTCCATGGCTTCTGCGTAGTGAGCGAAACGGCGGAAGTCCTCTACAAGTGCACGGCGCTGTACGATCCAACGGATGAAATCGGCATCGTTTGGAATGATCCCGAACTGGGCATTGACTGGGGGGTGCAGTCGCCGGTGGTTTCTGACAAGGATCGGCGGCTGCCGACCTTGCGCGCCTTGATGGAGCAGGTGCTGGCCGACGGCGAAGCATGA
- a CDS encoding sugar phosphate nucleotidyltransferase — MRGVVLAGGLGTRLYPLTKVTNKHLLPVYDRPMIYYPLQTLVEAGVDDVLLVTGGNKAGDFLQLLGNGKEHGLKRLSYTYQQGEGGIADALALAEDFADGNPIVVILGDNVIEKSIAGPVARFREQGRGAKILLKEVPDPQRFGVPTLEGTRVVRIDEKPSRPASPYAVTGIYMYDATVFDIVRTLKPSQRGELEITDVNNAYIAQGELTWEVLDGWWTDAGTFESLHTASNLVAAMRAAVTNQR; from the coding sequence ATGAGAGGGGTTGTCCTCGCCGGCGGACTCGGCACACGGCTGTACCCGCTGACGAAGGTAACAAACAAACACTTGTTGCCGGTCTATGACCGGCCGATGATTTACTACCCACTGCAAACCCTGGTCGAAGCCGGCGTGGATGATGTGTTGCTTGTAACCGGGGGGAATAAGGCGGGTGACTTTCTGCAACTGCTGGGCAACGGCAAAGAACACGGCCTCAAGCGCCTTAGTTACACTTACCAGCAGGGTGAGGGCGGCATTGCCGACGCGCTTGCCTTGGCTGAAGACTTTGCCGATGGCAACCCGATTGTCGTCATTCTGGGCGACAATGTTATCGAGAAAAGCATCGCCGGCCCGGTGGCGCGCTTCCGCGAGCAAGGGCGCGGAGCCAAGATTTTGCTCAAGGAAGTTCCTGACCCGCAGCGTTTTGGGGTTCCAACCCTGGAGGGGACGCGGGTGGTGCGGATTGATGAAAAGCCGTCCCGTCCGGCGTCGCCCTACGCTGTGACCGGCATCTATATGTACGACGCGACGGTGTTTGACATTGTCCGAACCCTCAAGCCGAGCCAGCGGGGTGAACTCGAAATCACGGATGTCAACAATGCCTACATTGCGCAGGGTGAATTGACCTGGGAAGTGCTGGATGGCTGGTGGACGGATGCCGGCACGTTTGAGAGCCTGCATACCGCTTCAAACTTGGTTGCGGCTATGCGGGCCGCGGTGACCAATCAGCGATGA